TTCTGTTTGATGGTTCGTAATGTTTTCCGGCTCAACCGTCTTACCAGGGGCAATCTGGAGAGATCGTCAGTCATGAGGGCAATGTCTGCTGTCTCCAGAGCTGTATCGGTGCCTATAGTACCCATGGCAATGCCTACACTGGCCACGGCCAATGCCGGGGCATCGTTGACCCCATCGCCGACCATGGCCACCTTGCCCCACTCATGCATCAACTCTTTGACCACGGCTGCCTTGTCCTCCGGCATCAACTCTGCCCGGTAGTCATCTATGGGCAGGGATCTGGCGATGGCTGCAGCTGTTCCTCTGTTGTCTCCTGTGAGCATTATAATCCTTTCGATGCCGTCTGCTTTGAGTTGTTGCAGAGCCATGCGGCTCTCTTGCCGGACCTCGTCAGCAATGGCCACAATGCCCAGGGCCCTCTCCTGGTTGGCCAGAATAACAGCGGTTTTTCTCTGTTCTTGTAAAGCCGACAGTACGTTATCAATTTCAGCGTCGCACTTTCTCTGCTCTTCCAGGAGGCGGTGGTTGCCAATGT
The DNA window shown above is from Deltaproteobacteria bacterium and carries:
- a CDS encoding HAD-IC family P-type ATPase — protein: AIVEEAERKGLQYPRPEDFQAIPGKGAQANIEGHLFYIGNHRLLEEQRKCDAEIDNVLSALQEQRKTAVILANQERALGIVAIADEVRQESRMALQQLKADGIERIIMLTGDNRGTAAAIARSLPIDDYRAELMPEDKAAVVKELMHEWGKVAMVGDGVNDAPALAVASVGIAMGTIGTDTALETADIALMTDDLSRLPLVRRLSRKTLRTIKQNIAFSLLTKAVFIALAIPGFATLWMAVGADMGASLLVILNGLRILQGVELQQTG